A stretch of the Panicum virgatum strain AP13 chromosome 9N, P.virgatum_v5, whole genome shotgun sequence genome encodes the following:
- the LOC120688011 gene encoding zinc finger protein GIS2-like isoform X1, protein MSSRSPPPKDRRMRTERTSYRDAPYRRDSRRGPNRFQNDLCNNCKRPGHFARECPSVAVCHTCGLPGHIAAECSSKGICWNCKEPGHMANSCPNEGLCRNCGKSGHIARDCTAPPLPPGEVILCSNCYKPGHFREECTNEKACNNCRQSGHLARNCTNDPVCNLCNVAGHLARQCPKSDTLGERGVPPPFRGAGAPFRGSFSDVICRACNQVGHMSRDCMAGAFMICHNCGGRGHMAYECPSVNLMDRFPQRRF, encoded by the exons ATGAGCAGCCGCAGCCCGCCGCCGAAGGACCGCAGGATGCGTACCGAACGCACTTCATACCGTGATGCGCCGTATCGGAGGGACAGCCGCCGTGGTCCAAACAG GTTTCAGAATGATTTGTGCAACAACTGTAAGCGTCCTGGGCATTTTGCTAGAGAGTGTCCTAGCGTGGCTGTCTGCCATACCTGTGGGCTTCCTGG GCACATTGCAGCTGAGTGTTCTTCCAAAGGTATCTGCTGGAACTGCAAAGAACCTGGCCACATGGCTAACAGCTGCCCAAATGAAGGGTTATGCCGTAACTGCGGCAAGTCTGGCCACATTGCAAGAGACTGCACTGCTCCGCCATTGCCACCTGGAGAAGTGATCCTTTGCAGCAACTGCTACAAACCAGGTCATTTTCGTGAGGAATGCACCAATGAGAAGGCCTGCAACAACTGTCGGCAGAGTGGCCATCTTGCCCGCAACTGCACCAATGATCCTGTTTGCAACCTGTGCAATGTTGCTGGTCATTTGGCCCGTCAGTGCCCCAAGTCTGATACATTGGGTGAGCGGGGTGTGCCACCTCCCTTCCGTGGAGCTGGCGCTCCCTTCCGTGGCAGCTTCAGTGACGTCATCTGTCGGGCCTGCAACCAGGTTGGCCATATGAGCCGTGACTGCATGGCTGGTGCCTTCATGATCTGCCACAACTGTGGTGGCCGTGGCCACATGGCTTATGAGTGCCCCTCTGTGAATCTCATGGACCGCTTCCCCCAGCGCCGTTTCTGA
- the LOC120688011 gene encoding zinc finger protein GIS2-like isoform X2 translates to MANSCPNEGLCRNCGKSGHIARDCTAPPLPPGEVILCSNCYKPGHFREECTNEKACNNCRQSGHLARNCTNDPVCNLCNVAGHLARQCPKSDTLGERGVPPPFRGAGAPFRGSFSDVICRACNQVGHMSRDCMAGAFMICHNCGGRGHMAYECPSVNLMDRFPQRRF, encoded by the coding sequence ATGGCTAACAGCTGCCCAAATGAAGGGTTATGCCGTAACTGCGGCAAGTCTGGCCACATTGCAAGAGACTGCACTGCTCCGCCATTGCCACCTGGAGAAGTGATCCTTTGCAGCAACTGCTACAAACCAGGTCATTTTCGTGAGGAATGCACCAATGAGAAGGCCTGCAACAACTGTCGGCAGAGTGGCCATCTTGCCCGCAACTGCACCAATGATCCTGTTTGCAACCTGTGCAATGTTGCTGGTCATTTGGCCCGTCAGTGCCCCAAGTCTGATACATTGGGTGAGCGGGGTGTGCCACCTCCCTTCCGTGGAGCTGGCGCTCCCTTCCGTGGCAGCTTCAGTGACGTCATCTGTCGGGCCTGCAACCAGGTTGGCCATATGAGCCGTGACTGCATGGCTGGTGCCTTCATGATCTGCCACAACTGTGGTGGCCGTGGCCACATGGCTTATGAGTGCCCCTCTGTGAATCTCATGGACCGCTTCCCCCAGCGCCGTTTCTGA
- the LOC120688009 gene encoding very-long-chain aldehyde decarbonylase GL1-10: MLPYATAAEAEAALGRAMTPAEALWFRYTAGVSDYHLYCLNILFLFVVFTLAPLPVALLELRSPAAVAPYKLQPRVRLSRAEFVRCYKDVLRIFFVVIGPLQLVSYPAVKMVGIHTQLPLPSLGEMAAQLLVYFLVEDYLNYWIHRLLHGEWGYQKIHCVHHEFTAPIGFAAPYAHWAEVLILGIPSFVGPAIAPGHMITFWLWIVLRQVEAIDTHSGFDFPFTLTKYIPFYGGAEYHDYHHYVGGQSQSNFASVFTYCDYLYGTDRGYRFHKAYLAKLKDLGQNDGEKGDGNGFSYTKSD; encoded by the exons ATGCTGCCctacgcgacggcggcggaggcggaggcggcgctgggccGGGCCATGACGCCCGCCGAGGCGCTGTGGTTCCGGTACACCGCGGGGGTATCCGACTACCACCTCTACTGCTTGAACATCCTCTTCCTCTTCGTCGTTTTCACGCTGGCCCCGCTCCCCGTCGCGCTCCTAGAGCTCCGgtcccccgccgccgtcgcgccgtaCAAGCTGCAGCCCCGGGTGCGGCTCTCCAGGGCGGAGTTTGTCCGCTGCTACAAGGACGTCCTCCGCATCTTCTTCGTCGTCATCGGCCCGCTTCAGCTCGTCTCCTACCCGGCCGTCAAG ATGGTGGGAATTCACACGCAGCTTCCATTGCCGTCCCTGGGAGAGATGGCTGCGCAGCTGCTGGTATACTTCCTTGTTGAGGACTACCTCAATTACTGGATCCACAGGCTCCTCCACGGGGAGTGGGGGTACCAGAAAATCCACTGCGTCCACCATGAGTTCACGGCGCCCATCGGCTTCGCAGCTCCATACGCACACTGGGCTGAGGTTCTGATACTTGGTATCCCCTCCTTTGTCGGGCCAGCAATCGCTCCAGGCCACATGATCACGTTCTGGCTCTGGATTGTACTCCGCCAGGTGGAGGCTATCGATACACACAGCGG CTTTGATTTCCCATTCACTCTGACGAAGTATATTCCATTCTATGGCGGAGCAGAATACCATGACTATCATCATTATGTAGGAGGCCAGAGCCAAAGCAATTTTGCTTCTGTTTTCACATACTGTGATTATCTGTATGGGACTGATAGA GGTTACAGATTCCACAAGGCGTACCTAGCAAAG CTGAAGGATCTTGGGCAAAATGATGGTGAGAAAGGAGATGGCAATGGATTCAGCTATACAAAATCGGACTAG